One window of Cryptococcus neoformans var. grubii H99 chromosome 11, complete sequence genomic DNA carries:
- a CDS encoding serine/threonine protein kinase, protein MSSSPSLGSPIPIIPSLTPSQSPRRNAGPSSPLLPRTGLLPAIPSVRRSSGEFESGSPSPPPLTSSRTSVVMGFSPAATHQALSAVPESSSTSPRSAPLGLNTTATRRMNTRSPPLSTPIDQVFQLAEGSPRPQPSSPRTGGLSNDYLPRSRRNSAAIVSISLSSRSRSGTPQGSSTTVPGQISGNNTPNKASGAPTPKGNEQPLQMSESWAPGVDELDDWQPAGGMLLDHGEDEVSAVDDYMDDYDDKVEQVWSGFSDSSPVVEDVLTPGMVIGEGLKFQGEIIVPAVSRMAMADGSDVGLPLRRGGSEATKVLRQDGRYEKKRYEVVRRLGTGSYAVVYLVKERGGKKEYALKCLSKQDLKEEQLETQLFEAHIHLSLPIHQNIVTLHQTLQTRRWLFLMLELCPGEDLFYWLEKSRDASPQAVHASLPDEHAALSSSKLSSSSIPFSSSQMFSNLNSVSFSQSPGAAFSQSHSHFGGSPASLLFAHHNGGHYSSHFMPSQTPPTPSLLSAFSANTLLSQRRLRLIASMFSQMCEAVAVCHDAGVSHRDIKPENFICCDSVELEAAADGEFGEDEGQSTKPVNFGPQAKRKVIVKLTDFGLATTDYESGDVECGSKPYMSYECRNNLGPSYLPAPADVWSLGIVLINMLFHRNPWKDPTHGDPNFDNFLMDPIGFILSKFTGIGREVASYLADHVLCIDVDQRVSAREFGAWIKCLPEMIGGRKAMHSLKLSRLDTHKAASVDKGMFMKSPMGNSDAGKKFSTSALTSAMSSSTAGLGSTPTLSGLPPPSSLLEEDEVDLEHESPVGEQVEVVEPEPILPTPPLESDGMYSAATSATVDEQTTPTDESAFPSPSAAPSSGIPEEQDDSRDCVDSDTRSLSTHKRRKRGVRKGKAAQAAAAAAAATDDPLSQSSRDALLSELASASQSLAREMSKLHKPPVDVNRIEDFPPLGVTAAQVAAEKKSKWKDMMKLSQGNPELAALAKRVKERDSDSSLNLSAPAQLQGGKPGGFGAETSKGRHAYPYATMSSDSSAVSNFGQISSATSTGTEDEFRGRGAAHRPRKEGGNDSRSRKAAQAAAAIAGGMEPMGSFGRPSHIKPVPHHAHTTGSIDYDILSSASDGNSFYTQQARPSPKKDNQAIPSAFQKSAIKPALSSVDSATTIRTATVASESASSSGTVTIAPTSPNKPKLKGQISTLAKMLSGLKTKGKD, encoded by the exons ATGAGCAGCTCTCCCTCTTTGGGCTCACCCATTCCTATTATCCCCAGTCTTACTCCATCCCAATCACCTCGTCGCAACGCTGGTCCTTCATCGCCTTTATTACCTCGTACGGGTCTGCTTCCTGCGATTCCTTCCGTTCGTCGAAGCTCCGGCGAGTTTGAAAGCGGATCCCCATCACCTCCGCCTCTAACTAGCTCAAGAACGAGTGTGGTCATGGGCTTCAGTCCCGCTGCCACACATCAAGCCCTCTCAGCTGTGCCCGAatcatcttccacatctcctCGGTCTGCGCCGCTCGGTCTCAACACAACAGCTACAAGGCGCATGAACACTCGTTCACCTCCGCTTTCTACCCCTATTGACCAGGTTTTCCAGCTCGCTGAAGGATCACCAAGGCCACAACCGTCATCACCTCGAACAGGTGGCTTGAGCAATGATTACTTGCCTCGATCAAGGCGCAACTCGGCCGCCATCGTATCTATCAGTTTGAGTTCTCGCTCGCGATCTGGTACGCCTCAAGGGAGCAGTACTACTGTTCCTGGTCAGATCAGTGGAAATAACACCCCCAATAAAGCATCTGGCGCCCCTACCCCCAAGGGCAACGAACAACCTCTACAAATGTCAGAATCTTGGGCACCTGGTGTTGATGAGCTGGATGATTGGCAGCCTGCCGGTGGTATGCTCCTCGATCacggtgaagatgaggttTCGGCAGTTGACGACTACATGGATGATTACGACGACAAAGTAGAGCAGGTCTGGAGCGGTTTTTCAGATTCTTCTCCTGTTGTGGAAGATGTGCTTACGCCAGGGATGGTGATCGGAGAAGGTCTCAAGTTTCAGGGGGAGATCATCGTGCCCGCTGTTTCTAGGATGGCCATGGCAGACGGAAGTGATGTGGGATTGCCCCTCAGGAGGGGTGGTAGCGAAGCCACAAAGGTATTGCGACAAGACGGCAGATATGAGAAGAAACGGTACGAAGTGGTGAGAAGGTTGGGCACTGGTAGTTATGCTGTAGTATATCTTGTAAAAGAGCGAGGAGGTAAAAAAGAATATG CGTTAAAATGTTTGAGCAAACAAGATCTTAAAGAAGAGCAACTTGAAACCCAGCTGTTTGAGGCCCATATTCATCTTTCACTTCCTATCCACCAAAATATTGTCACTTTACATCAAACGTTACAAACTAGGAGATGGTTGTTCCTCATGCTGGAGCTGTGTCCCGGCGAAGATCT GTTCTACTGGCTGGAAAAATCTCGCGATGCCTCTCCCCAAGCGGTTCACGCCTCATTACCAGATGAACACGCcgctctctcctcctccaagttatcatcctcttctatccccttttcatcatctcagATGTTTTCCAATCTCAACAGCGTGTCTTTCTCCCAGTCACCTGGAGCGGCCTTTTCCCAATCACATTCGCACTTTGGTGGTTCCCCCGCGTCCCTTCTCTTTGCACACCATAACGGCGGGCATTACTCGTCTCATTTCATGCCGTCGCAAACTCCTCCCACCCCATCCTTACTTTCAGCCTTCTCAGCCAacactcttctttctcaacGTCGTCTTCGACTGATCGCTTCCATGTTCTCACAAATGTGTGAAGCAGTCGCCGTTTGTCATGATGCTGGCGTGAGCCACCGTGATATCAAGCCAGAAAACTTTATCTGTTGTGACTCGGTCGAACTTGAAGCGGCTGCTGATGGGGAATTTGGTGAAGACGAAGGACAGTCGACCAAGCCGGTGAACTTTGGACCTCAAGCGAAGAGAAAGGTGATTGTCAAGTTGACAGATTTCGGATTGGCAACCACAGATTACGAAAGCGGAGATGTCGAGTGCGGAAGCAAGCCTTACATGTCTTATG AATGCCGAAATAACTTGGGCCCTTCATATCTTCCTGCCCCTGCCGATGTCTGGTCCTTGGGTATTGTCCTCATCAACATGCTCTTCCACCGAAATCCGTGGAAAGATCCCACCCATGGCGATCCCAACTTTGACAACTTTCTTATGGACCCTATCGGATTTATCCTCTCCAAATTTACCGGTATCGGTCGCGAAGTGGCTTCTTACCTCGCTGATCATGTCCTTTGCATCGATGTCGACCAACGTGTCTCTGCGAGGGAATTTGGTGCATGGATCAAGTGCTTGCCAGAGATGATCGGTGGGCGAAAGGCTATGCACTCTCTCAAGCTCTCCAGGTTGGATACTCACAAAGCCGCCTCTGTCGACAAAGGGATGTTCATGAAGAGCCCGATGGGAAACAGCGACGCAGGGAAGAAATTCTCAACATCAGCTTTGACATCGGCAATGTCTTCGTCGACTGCTGGTTTGGGTTCAACGCCAACCTTGTCCGGGTTGCCGCCACCTTCAAGTttgttggaagaagacgaagtgGACCTAGAGCACGAATCGCCTGTCGGAGAGCAAGTAGAGGTTGTTGAGCCTGAACCGATCCTCCCCACTCCGCCCCTTGAGTCTGATGGAATGTACTCCGCGGCTACTTCGGCTACTGTTGACGAGCAAACTACCCCTACCGACGAGAGtgccttcccttctccttccgctGCCCCATCCTCAGGTATTCCtgaagagcaagatgaCTCTCGAGATTGTGTCGATTCCGATACCCGCTCACTGTCAACCCACAAGCGCAGAAAGAGGGGTGTTCGAAAAGGTAAGGCCGCTCAAGCTGCTgcggctgctgctgcagcCACCGATGACCCTCTTTCTCAATCATCGAGGGATGCTCTCTTGAGTGAGCTTGCCTCTGCTTCTCAGTCTCTTGCACGCGAAATGTCCAAGCTCCACAAGCCTCCTGTTGATGTCAATCGCATCGAAGACTTCCCTCCTTTAGGCGTCACTGCCGCTCAAGTTGCagccgagaagaagagcaagtgGAAGGACATGATGAAATTGAGCCAGGGTAATCCTGAGCTTGCAGCCTTGGCAAAGAGAGTCAAGGAACGTGATTCCGACAGCAGTCTTAACCTCAGTGCGCCCGCGCAATTGCAAGGCGGTAAGCCAGGAGGGTTCGGTGCTGAAACTAGCAAGGGGAGACATGCGTACCCCTATGCGACTATGAGCTCCGATAGTAGCGCAGTCTCGAACTTTGGCCAGATATCTAGTGCGACAAGTACCGGTACCGAGGATGAATTTAGGGGTAGGGGCGCTGCTCATCGTCCtaggaaggagggagggaatGACTCAAGGTCGCGAAAGGCAGCacaggctgctgctgcaaTCGCCGGGGGTATGGAGCCCATGGGATCTTTCGGAAGGCCAAGTCACATCAAGCCTGTGCCACACCACGCTCATACCACCGGTTCCATCGATTACGACATACTGTCCTCTGCCTCCGACGGCAATTCTTTTTATACTCAGCAGGCGCGGCCTAGTCCTAAGAAAGACAATCAAGCTATCCCATCAGCGTTCCAGAAATCCGCTATCAAGCCTGCTTTATCTTCTGTAGACAGCGCCACCACTATCAGAACTGCGACTGTAGCCTCTGAGTCTGCCTCGTCATCGGGAACAGTGACTATCGCCCCCACGTCTCCCAATAAGCCCAAACTCAAGGGTCAAATTAGTACGTTGGCGAAGATGTTGTCTGGTTTAAAGACCAAGGGGAaggattga
- a CDS encoding mitochondrial distribution and morphology protein 12 produces the protein MSLDINWSLLSQPDESTTDQLSDSLIALLNTQLAEAHRPSFIGPITVTAFDFGKAAPDLEIKDIRDVWRVFDQGDDEGDFAEEEKQREKEREERDKLRNEALKSSLDGEKYELVDPYSPTEGTSSYDYQPEYDMQERHDDDYRIRGRRPLSYTFGYPNDRLAIHRSSSSRSFIRFPFDHPPPALHIPPTPGLNPSLVSHPISARFSRRPMSIAASAAPHPTPRRIPIEPSSTSPSPPAHPAGLPPKASSSSIPSLQLHLRLSHASDLHLTLLTSLQVNYPSALFMALPLKLSITGFQLNADIVMAYSGEKNRVHLTVVDDESNPAHREDKQIPLGQRLLSNLQIESEIGHADAHVLRNVGKVERFIVDVVRKTLVDELVFPNFHTVAL, from the coding sequence ATGTCCTTAGACATCAACTGGTCGCTCTTGTCCCAGCCAGATGAATCCACCACAGACCAGCTGTCAGACTCTCTAATTGCCCTCCTCAACACTCAGCTTGCAGAAGCACACAGGCCGTCGTTTATCGGTCCCATCACCGTTACTGCGTTCGACTTTGGAAAGGCGGCGCCAGACCTCGAAATCAAAGACATTCGTGATGTATGGAGAGTCTTTGACCAAGGCGACGACGAGGGAGATTTcgcagaggaggagaagcaaagagaaaaagagagagaagagagggataAACTGAGGAATGAGGCATTAAAGAGTTCACTCGATGGTGAAAAGTACGAGCTTGTCGACCCTTACAGTCCCACCGAGGGGACATCGTCCTATGACTACCAGCCCGAGTATGACATGCAGGAGCGGCACGATGATGACTATCGAATACGAGGTCGAAGACCGCTGTCGTACACTTTTGGTTACCCTAACGACCGACTGGCGATACATcgctcctcatcctctcgGTCCTTCATCCGATTTCCTTTTGACCACCCTCCACCTGCTCTACACATCCCGCCCACTCCGGGTTTGAACCCGTCTCTCGTTTCCCACCCTATTTCGGCCCGTTTCTCTCGCCGACCAATGTCCATCGCTGCAAGTGCCGCCCCTCATCCAACTCCTCGACGGATACCTATCGAACCGTCTTctacttctccatctcctcctgctcacCCAGCAGGTCTTCCCCCAAaagcctcttcatcctcaataCCCTCCCTTCAACTACATCTTCGTCTATCACATGCATCTGATTTGCATCTCACTCTCCTCACCTCTTTACAAGTCAACTATCCTTCGGCGCTTTTCATGGCGCTTCCTCTCAAATTATCCATAACAGGATTTCAACTTAATGCAGATATAGTGATGGCGTACAGCGGAGAAAAGAATCGGGTCCATCTCACAGTAGTAGATGACGAGTCGAATCCAGCTCATAGGGAAGATAAGCAAATCCCTCTAGGGCAGAGATTGCTGTCAAACTTGCAGATCGAGTCGGAGATTGGACATGCAGACGCTCACGTCTTGAGGAATGTAGGAAAGGTGGAAAGGTTTATTGTGGATGTGGTGAGAAAGACGTTGGTGGATGAATTAGTATTTCCCAACTTTCATACTGTGGCGTTATAG
- a CDS encoding vacuolar amino acid transporter 5 — translation MPEQPDYGATSPPRPSSSSLTSHHPLHVPKNGHASVISSVSNLSNTILGAGALAFPSAFAAMGLLPGILSCAFSGVTAIFGLYLLSKCATIVGTRPGDEGKKASFNEIAKLTFGKGWATKAFDLAIAIKCFGVSVSYLIICKTLLPQVCYTIAKLVKQPLPEDSILLASHFWLIVWMAIITPLSFMRTLDSLRFTSQIALLTVVYLVLVVVGWYTLKGPSPERGQVVLFRFGKSTLSSFPVQVFAYTCSQNLFPIFNELKDRTQKKMNVVIGSSIGTAVGVYQVIGIVGYLTFGDRVSSNVIAMYPATTLLVAIGRLGIVLLVGLSYPLQLLPCRASLYHLTHSLFRHHDVSDTPTNGRSIQDDSDTDMEDEEVGPLVPKVHEDHAHHKHDMPQLQFLVLTLSILISGFLIAYNVHELDIVLSFVGSTGSTIISFILPGFFYFRLFRNEPGTTKWWALALGIYGLGVMGFCLTFNIIKLIQH, via the exons ATGCCAGAACAGCCAGACTATGGCGCCACTTCACCGCCACGGCCATCATCCAGTTCTTTAACgtctcatcatcctttACATGTTCCCAAGAATGGACATGCCTCAGTCATCTCATCAGTCAGCAATCTGAGCAATACTATTCTTGGCGCTGGTGCCCTTGCTTTCCCCAGCGCTTTCGCTGCGATGGGTTTATTACCGGGAATCCTTTCCTGCGCATTTTCAGGGGTAACGGCAATATTTGGGCTCTATCTTTTGAGCAAATGTGCCACCATTGTCGGAACTCGGCCAGGCGAtgaaggcaagaaggcAAGCTTCAATGAGATTGCCAAGTTGACCTTTGGCAAAGGATGGGCAACCAAGGCTTTTGAT CTTGCGATTGCTATCAAATGCTTTGGTGTGTCTGTATCATATTTAATCATCTGCAAG ACTCTTCTCCCCCAAGTCTGCTACACTATTGCCAAGCTAGTTAAGCAACCATTACCAGAGGACTCTATCCTTCTGGCATCCCATTTCTGGCTCATTGTTTGGATGGCGATCATCACACCTTTGTCTTTTATGCGCACTTTGGATTCATTGAGGTTCACCAGTCAAATCGCCCTTCTTACCGTGGTATA CCTTGTACTCGTTGTTGTCGGCTGGTATACCTTGAAGGGACCAAGTCCAGAGCGGGGGCAGGTTGTCCTCTTCAGGTTTGGCAAGAGCACTCTTTCCAGTTTCCCCGTACAGGTCTTTGCCTATACATGCTCGCAAAACTTGTTTCCCATTTTTAATGAGCTGAAGGACAGGacccagaagaagatgaatgTGGTCATCGGATCATCGATCGGAACTGCCGTTGGTGTTTACCAAGTC ATTGGAATC GTGGGATATCTCACGTTCGGCGATAGAGTTAGTAGTAACGTCATCGCTAT GTATCCCGCCACCACTCTGCTCGTCGCCATTGGTCGTCTCGGTatcgtcctcctcgtcggCCTTTCATACCCACTCCAACTCTTACCTTGCCGCGCATCTCTCTATCACCTGACTCACAGCCTTTTTCGCCACCACGATGTTTCTGATACCCCAACAAATGGCAGAAGCATTCAAGATGATAGTGATACAGAcatggaggatgaagaggttggCCCGCTGGTGCCCAAGGTTCACGAGGACCATGCTCATCACAAGCATGACATGCCGCAGCTACAGTTCTTGGTGCTTACCCTGAGTATCCTGATTTCTGGTTTTCTGATTGCTTACAATGTTCATGAACTTGATATTG TTTTAAGTTTCGTCGGCTCTACAGGATCCACGATCATTTCGTTCATTCTGCCTGGATTCTTCTACTTTAGACTTTTTCGTAATGAGCCTGGGACGACAAAGTGGTGGGCTTTGGCATTGGGTATATATGGACTAGGTGTAATGGGCTTCTG TTTGACGTTCAATATCATCAAACTTATACAGCACTAA